In Procambarus clarkii isolate CNS0578487 chromosome 84, FALCON_Pclarkii_2.0, whole genome shotgun sequence, a genomic segment contains:
- the LOC123751001 gene encoding uncharacterized protein: MAVVAGAVAGRWAVQAASNPYFDPPDAVDEVRSFLQYNDKPDFNSSVAFTIPLFTFTMPGAGDFTAIGLSSQSFGVMTFLSLLLLGLLSVAAYNAYRKHPFAREFSDSDDFLLTRMVLESFSDLPGVVDTRACANLGVCGAYAERDRYGMIAWPIRFLVQYSPDTPEDLLTEFQKAARDGQVDEQVDGQVDGQVCRYKYPCFMQPLDHLLYLYNYWYGGL, encoded by the exons ATGGCGGTGGTGGCAGGGGCGGTGGCGGGGCGCTGGGCGGTACAAGCCGCCAGCAACCCATACTTCGACCCACCGGACGCCGTCGACGAAGTCAGGTCCTTCCTTCAGTACAACGATAAACCGGACTTCAACAGCTCTGTGGCTTTCACGATCCCTCTCTTCACCTTCACAATGCCTGGAGCGGGGGACTTTACGGCCATTGGCCTCAGTAGCCAGTCCTTCGGGGTCATGACCTTCTTATCCCTCCTTCTTCTGGGACTCCTGAGTGTGGCTGCCTACAACGCTTACCGGAAGCACCCCTTTGCCAGAGAATTTTCAGATTCAGACGACTTCCTTCTGACGAGGATGGTTCTGGAGTCGTTCTCGGATCTGCCTGGCGTGGTGGATACAAGGGCCTGTGCCAATCTGGGCGTCTGCGGTGCCTATGCCGAGCGAGACAGATACGGAATGATTGCCTGGCCCATCAGATTCCTCGTCCA GTACTCCCCGGACACACCTGAAGACCTGTTGACGGAGTTCCAGAAGGCGGCGAGGGACGGGCAGGTGGACGAGCAGGTGGACGGGCAGGTGGACGGGCAGGTCTGCCGGTACAAGTACCCTTGTTTCATGCAACCTCTCGACCACCTTCTCTACTTATATAACTACTGGTACGGCGGCCTGTAG